The Roseomonas haemaphysalidis genome segment ATCCAGTTGCCGGCACGGATGTCGCGCGCGATGGCGTCCACGTGCGCGGCCACGATCTTGCGGTTCAGCGTGTTGTGCGTGAGGTAGCGCTTGGCCATCGCCGGCGTCACCGTCTCGATCGCCAGCGGAAACACGCCATCCTCGGCGGCGAGCTTTTCCACCGCCTCGCGCAGCTTGGTTTCGGTGGCCTCCGTCTCGTCGGCGTGGCCCGGGTCGGTCAGGCCCTTGTAGCCGTCGAGTGCCGGAAAGTCCTCGCCCTTGGTGGGGTTGGCGGTCTTGTCCAGCCAGGTATAGCTGCGCAGGTGCCGGCCGCTGAAGGTGGCGTTCAGCGCCTTGATGCAGACCGCGAACAGCGTCACCGGCTTCATGCGCGTGGTGGGATCGCCGCGCGTGATGTCGATCAGGTCGCGCACCCGGGCGCCGGGTTCCATCGGCGAATAGCGCTCCGGGTCGGCGACGGCGTCGAGAAAGCGCAGCGTCGCCTCGGCATCCACCCGCAGGCCCATGAACATCAGCGGCGTGCGCACCGCTTCGGACAGCGCGGTGGCGGGGCTGTCCAGCGATTGCCCCACCGCCGCCTCGAGATCGGGGTTGGCGCGCAGCACGCGGTCCATGCGCGACCAGGCGGCGGTGCCGGCGCCGCGCAGCATGGTGCCGTCGTCATAGCGGATCAGCTTGACCAGCGCCGACTGCAGCGCGTGGGCATGCAGGATGCCCCGCGTTTCCAGCACGCCCGCGAAGGAGCGGCGGCGCTGCTGGTCGATGGTGTGCAGCACGTCGTCGGGGATGTTCTGCGCCAGCACGGTCAGAAAGGGCACGCCCGCCTTGATGCAGGCACGCAGCCGCTGCACGCCGTCCAGCAGCACGCCGCCGCGCGACAGGATCAGCGGCATGCCGTTGAGGATCCAGCGGCCTTCGCGCATCGATTCGGCATAGGCATTGATGGCCACGGGATTGTCGCCGGCACCGGGCCGGCGGCTTTGCAGCAGCTTGGCCGCGCTGTCCGGCGTCACCAGCTCGATCGAGAAGCCCGGCATGTCAGCGCCGCCGCCCTGAACCTGCACGATGCGACCGGCCTGCTGGATGGCGGCGGCCCCTGTCTGCGCCCGCTGGGCGGCTTTCGCGCGTGCCATGGAGTGCCCCTTTCGATATCCCGCGCCAGGCCCGGTTGGCCTGCTGCGCCTTTCCGCCGTTTACTGTTTTTTCGCGTTCCTGGCTATAAGCAAAAATTGACGAATTCGTCAGCACCACGCTGCGGCTGCCCGGGTGAGCGAGGCCAGCGCCCTGTGAATACAGGGCCTTGGACCCGGCCGGCCATGCGGGTGGTCCGGGACAAGGCACTGCGGAAGGTTGGAATTGTTTCATCATTGTCTCGAAGCGAAATATGGCAGAACGGGCGCCGGTCTGCTAGAAACGCGGTGCCGCCAAATGCCGGCGCCGCATCACAGAAATGCGAAAACATATAGGAGAAGCCTGATGACCCGCCCCGCCCCCTTCTTCGTCAGCCACACCATCCGACTGAGCCGCGCCGAGGTTCTGGAAGCGCTGCGCGGCGCCGCCCTGGCCCAGGTGCGGGAAACGCTGCGCCTGGCCGACCCCGCCGCGCGGAGCGTGGAGCTGGAAACCCGCCTGCTGGCCGGTGGCGCGGTGGAGATCGATGGCGCCGCGGTGGCGATCGAGGCACGGCTGCCGGAAG includes the following:
- a CDS encoding ParB/RepB/Spo0J family partition protein, with the translated sequence MARAKAAQRAQTGAAAIQQAGRIVQVQGGGADMPGFSIELVTPDSAAKLLQSRRPGAGDNPVAINAYAESMREGRWILNGMPLILSRGGVLLDGVQRLRACIKAGVPFLTVLAQNIPDDVLHTIDQQRRRSFAGVLETRGILHAHALQSALVKLIRYDDGTMLRGAGTAAWSRMDRVLRANPDLEAAVGQSLDSPATALSEAVRTPLMFMGLRVDAEATLRFLDAVADPERYSPMEPGARVRDLIDITRGDPTTRMKPVTLFAVCIKALNATFSGRHLRSYTWLDKTANPTKGEDFPALDGYKGLTDPGHADETEATETKLREAVEKLAAEDGVFPLAIETVTPAMAKRYLTHNTLNRKIVAAHVDAIARDIRAGNWMMNAQPICFARDGRLLNGQHRLSAVIQAGESIEVPVMRGLPEAAYATYDIHAKKGPQLGAGFENFGDRPLVAAAAVLLWKRELKPSGIRNAKPTPSEVMKIVEQHPRLLELRTFGRKMIEFGRGSVLAYAAYCIERDSPELGRVFLERFETGADLPRGHLILELRKRMQILRRERVSQEDQLKEMLGAWARFKDHPDLDRLKRAS
- a CDS encoding methionyl-tRNA synthetase; translated protein: MTRPAPFFVSHTIRLSRAEVLEALRGAALAQVRETLRLADPAARSVELETRLLAGGAVEIDGAAVAIEARLPEEFAPLLRQGAAWPVAPTVFGPPAPVTAEPALA